The Myxococcus fulvus region CCTCGCTGAACCGCGCCAGCCTCGTACGGAGAACCCAGCCCGCGCTGAAACTCACCGGCATCGTAAGGAGCGCCCGGTCCGCGCTGGAACGCGCCACCCTGTCCCGAAGCGCCAGCCTCGGGATGAGCACCCGAGCCAGGAGCCCACCCTTCCGGCTGCGACGGCCACGCCTCATACGGCGCCCGAGCCCCATGACCCTCATGCGCCGCACCCGCCGGGTGCGCACCGAACGGCGCCCCATCGGGAACGGCCACGGTGGTGCCGGGCGGCAGCCGCCGATAGAACACGCCCCACTCGGTGAGGACGGGCTCCAGCGGAGCGAGCCCTCCGAGCGGCGGGTCCGAAGGACCGGTGAAGAGACACCCTCCCTCCGCCAGCGACGCATGGAGGCGGCGGGCCACGGCCTCGATGGTGGCGTCGTTGAAGTAGATGAGGACGTTGCGACAGAACACGACATCCAGCCGCCAGATGCCGGAGTCGGGCGAGGGCCACGTGTCGAGCGCGAGGTTCAGGTAGCTGAAGCGCACGTGCTGTTTCACCTCGGGCGCCAGGATGTACTGGCGGCCCTCGGGGCGCAGGTGCGCGCGCATCCGCTCGGCCCACGGTCCCCGCAGGGACCACTCGCCATAGTGCGCGCGCCGTGCGCGAGCGAGCGCCGTGCGTGACACATCCGTGGCGAGCACCGTCATGTGCTGGCCCCAGCCCTCGTTCATCATCAGGGCGGCCAGCGAGTACGGCTCCTCGCCGGACGAGCACGCCGCGCTCCACAGCCGCGCGCTGTAGTCCTGCCCATGGCGCTCGCGCAGGCCGGGGAGCACGACGCGGCGCAGGTGCTCGAAGTGCTCGGGGGTGCGGAAGAAGTACGTCTCACCGATGGTGAGCTCGGTGAGCAGGTCATCCATCGCGGCCGCGTCATCGGCGATGCGCAGGCGATAGGTCTCGAAGTCCCTGACGCCGGCGCGAGCCATGGCGCGGCTGATGCCCTCCTCGGCGGACGCGGGGCAGGAGGGCGGAGCGAGCCCCGCGCGCTCCTCGACGAGCGCGAGCACGGCGGGAAAGCCCGGATGGCTCCACGGGCCTTGCCTCACGCACGCTCCGTCGAGGCGACGAGCGCCGCGTCCAGGGCCAGCGACTCGGCCTCGGAGAGGAACCCGCGCAGGTCATGGACCAGGACCAGGCCGTCCTCCAGCTTGGCGGCGCCGGTGACGTAGCCGACGCCGGGCAGCTCGCGGGGCGTCTCGTCCCACTCCTCGGGGGCGACCACGCGCAGGCCCTCGGCGCGGTCCACGCGCAGGGCGACCTGTCGGGGCCCGGCCTGGGCGACGATGAGGTGGTCGAAGGCGGACAGGGGCCGGGCGGGGTGACGGAAGCGCCGGCGCAGGTCGAGCACGGGGAGCAGCTGCCCGTGCAGGTTGAGCAGTCCCTCGACGACATCCGGCGCGCGAGGCAGGGGCGTCAGGCGCACGGCGCGCACCAGCTCACGCACGTCCTCGGTGGGGAGGCCGTAGCGCTGACCTGCCAGGGTGAACAGCAGCACCTCTCGCGGAGCGGACACCATGCAAGGGAGGACATAGACGCTGGTTTGCGGGCTGTCGAACCCGGCGTGGACCCCGCACGTCCTCTGTCCACCAGTGCCCAATGGCGCAAGTCCCGCGTGTCACCGGCCGTGTCTCCCTGTCTCCCGGCGGAGTGGGCCGGCGAGCCGCCCCCGGGGAAGGGGCCCCCGGAGCGCCGGACCTGTGAGAGCCTCCTGGGCGCATCCCGTGAGCGAGCCACCCCTGTCCCCGCGCTTCTTCGCTTCACCGCCCCCGCCCGGAGAGGTGCCCCCGCGTCTGCCCAGCCCCTTCGCGCCCGGGCCGCCCGGGCCGCTCGCCCGGAGGGCCGCCGAGACGCTCCGTCAGCGCCTGGAGCGCGAGGCCACTCGCTGGGAAGCCCTGTGGCGTCCGGGCGGCGGAAAGATGTTCGGCGTCCTGGT contains the following coding sequences:
- a CDS encoding CheR family methyltransferase; translated protein: MRQGPWSHPGFPAVLALVEERAGLAPPSCPASAEEGISRAMARAGVRDFETYRLRIADDAAAMDDLLTELTIGETYFFRTPEHFEHLRRVVLPGLRERHGQDYSARLWSAACSSGEEPYSLAALMMNEGWGQHMTVLATDVSRTALARARRAHYGEWSLRGPWAERMRAHLRPEGRQYILAPEVKQHVRFSYLNLALDTWPSPDSGIWRLDVVFCRNVLIYFNDATIEAVARRLHASLAEGGCLFTGPSDPPLGGLAPLEPVLTEWGVFYRRLPPGTTVAVPDGAPFGAHPAGAAHEGHGARAPYEAWPSQPEGWAPGSGAHPEAGASGQGGAFQRGPGAPYDAGEFQRGLGSPYEAGAVQRGPGSPRDAGAAPGDAGAVQRGPGFAHEAGSVGAFPGQAGAPNRGPGSSFAATIAGANTQGSAPRGTSARALSPAEISTARRALERGDWREAATRLGALDPDPDVATAAVRAIANLDAQAALYVSAEAATRHPLVPGLRYLEALLLLGQGRLPDAERSVRQALYLEPTLAVAWLVLGRVLRRLGDLPGAQKALREAETLCEALPPDTAVPLAEGERARELARAARDERVRMEGA
- a CDS encoding chemotaxis protein CheW, with protein sequence MVSAPREVLLFTLAGQRYGLPTEDVRELVRAVRLTPLPRAPDVVEGLLNLHGQLLPVLDLRRRFRHPARPLSAFDHLIVAQAGPRQVALRVDRAEGLRVVAPEEWDETPRELPGVGYVTGAAKLEDGLVLVHDLRGFLSEAESLALDAALVASTERA